Proteins found in one Planococcus citri chromosome 2, ihPlaCitr1.1, whole genome shotgun sequence genomic segment:
- the LOC135836496 gene encoding uncharacterized protein LOC135836496 isoform X2, protein MMLEINDDALQMEYTTETVEVEEICDDQNPAKKFKKVVKTYDPKFGTDWKNDPSYKNWVEKPRKDDDPTFQYETTETTECIEIDANGQKHQTIEVKNVRKPGPSNVTPAKNNRAVKRQIKVMDPNLPAFVCTEHNENISLDCRYCRIASGFKKKSAPKNVQNDEISSSGKVTVAIPKPNATLLQPKNLTDGIFIEAPSDSLSGSCVTDPSTFLQKNPTQGVGFVANKVGNKTEEKDCKEDIFGRYIASELKRIKSKKTYEEVKWKILQALQAAAEKETDDSEPSLP, encoded by the exons ATGATGCTAGAAATCAATGacg ATGCTCTTCAGATGGAGTACACCACCGAAACGGTCGAGGTTGAAGAAATATGTGACGATCAAAATCCTgcgaaaaagtttaaaaaagtagtgaaaactTACGATCCGAAATTTGGAACTGACTGGAAAAATGACCCAAGTTACAAGAATTGGGTAGAAAAACCTAGGAAAGATGACGATCCTACGTTCCAGTATGAAACTACCGAAACTACGGAATGCATTGAAATTGATGCCAATGGTCAAAAACATCAAACTATTGAAGTGAAAAATGTTCGTAAACCTGGTCCTTCTAACGTTACTCCAGCGAAAAATAATCGAGCTGTGAAACGTCAAATTAAAGTTATGGATCCAAATCTACCCGCTTTTGTTTGCACCGAGCATAACGAGAATATATCTTTGGATTGTCGATATTGTCGTATAGCGTCTGGCTTTAAGAAGAAAAGCGCTCCAAAGaatgttcaaaatgatgaaatatcatCTAGCGGTAAAGTTACTGTCGCTATTCCTAAACCGAATGCTACGCTTTTGCAACCGAAGAATCTG ACTGACGGAATATTCATCGAAGCCCCTTCGGATTCCTTAAGCGGTAGTTGTGTTACGGATCCTTCTACATTTCTGCAGAAAAATCCTACTCAAGGG GTTGGCTTTGTGgcaaataaagttggaaataaAACCGAAGAAAAAGATTGTAAGGAAGATATATTTGGGAGATATATCGCCAGTGAGTTGAAGAGAATAAAGAGTAAAAAAACGTATGAAGAAGTTAAATGGAAAATTCTGCAAGCCCTTCAAGCCGCCGCCGAAAAAGAAACCGACGACTCAGAACCTTCTTTGCCTtga
- the LOC135836496 gene encoding uncharacterized protein LOC135836496 isoform X1, with product MMLEINDDALQMEYTTETVEVEEICDDQNPAKKFKKVVKTYDPKFGTDWKNDPSYKNWVEKPRKDDDPTFQYETTETTECIEIDANGQKHQTIEVKNVRKPGPSNVTPAKNNRAVKRQIKVMDPNLPAFVCTEHNENISLDCRYCRIASGFKKKSAPKNVQNDEISSSGKVTVAIPKPNATLLQPKNLTDGIFIEAPSDSLSGSCVTDPSTFLQKNPTQGKYVQKFRPEWLSLPEFKDWLIEAKMYEDSDISCAKCKYCGTLLVNNSNNLVRHAISKKHMKNMETEPPELMQHQVGFVANKVGNKTEEKDCKEDIFGRYIASELKRIKSKKTYEEVKWKILQALQAAAEKETDDSEPSLP from the exons ATGATGCTAGAAATCAATGacg ATGCTCTTCAGATGGAGTACACCACCGAAACGGTCGAGGTTGAAGAAATATGTGACGATCAAAATCCTgcgaaaaagtttaaaaaagtagtgaaaactTACGATCCGAAATTTGGAACTGACTGGAAAAATGACCCAAGTTACAAGAATTGGGTAGAAAAACCTAGGAAAGATGACGATCCTACGTTCCAGTATGAAACTACCGAAACTACGGAATGCATTGAAATTGATGCCAATGGTCAAAAACATCAAACTATTGAAGTGAAAAATGTTCGTAAACCTGGTCCTTCTAACGTTACTCCAGCGAAAAATAATCGAGCTGTGAAACGTCAAATTAAAGTTATGGATCCAAATCTACCCGCTTTTGTTTGCACCGAGCATAACGAGAATATATCTTTGGATTGTCGATATTGTCGTATAGCGTCTGGCTTTAAGAAGAAAAGCGCTCCAAAGaatgttcaaaatgatgaaatatcatCTAGCGGTAAAGTTACTGTCGCTATTCCTAAACCGAATGCTACGCTTTTGCAACCGAAGAATCTG ACTGACGGAATATTCATCGAAGCCCCTTCGGATTCCTTAAGCGGTAGTTGTGTTACGGATCCTTCTACATTTCTGCAGAAAAATCCTACTCAAGGG AAATACGTTCAAAAATTTCGCCCTGAATGGCTCTCACTTCCAGAGTTTAAGGATTGGTTAATCGAAGCCAAAATGTACGAAGATAGCGACATTAGCTGTGCAAAATGTAAATATTGTGGAACTTTGTTAGTAAATAATTCGAACAATTTAGTCAGGCACGCCATATCTAAAAAACATATGAAAAATATGGAAACCGAACCTCCCGAGCTGATGCAACACCAG GTTGGCTTTGTGgcaaataaagttggaaataaAACCGAAGAAAAAGATTGTAAGGAAGATATATTTGGGAGATATATCGCCAGTGAGTTGAAGAGAATAAAGAGTAAAAAAACGTATGAAGAAGTTAAATGGAAAATTCTGCAAGCCCTTCAAGCCGCCGCCGAAAAAGAAACCGACGACTCAGAACCTTCTTTGCCTtga
- the LOC135836492 gene encoding uncharacterized protein LOC135836492, with amino-acid sequence MNKTKRAKKPYSVENLLTALQDIKDGKYNVTTAAKIHNVPRQTLADKVKGKSPASFCKPGPHPLLGVEIEENLKNWAVQNTASGFVTTKDSILFSVRKIIESNYNSGMHQYFKNRTLGTGWYKAFKKRYPEIIFKKLDAFKYPQVTPDELQLWFRKIRKDLGKDAEILLDPERIFCLGQLQLPMALNTVLKSNGTTCAEKEAALALFTGNVEAKLAPVMVNFKHSTNEHSITQSKSTNTCVSTGRSQCQIFFSYITNIFHPYLVKNHIEFPVVIFVDPRVAHVSFALHEFCKDNGIHIIPFLHHASNVHPFENGFFRLFLETWKTEVRFWPARNNNENIKEENVESVISNILQFTEFTNTIKRAFRKCGLFPFDVNAIDYDTLDPLKPQPEYFRSFQYQYKPITAPRKKTPAKSNGDGVVMCRIENIRTIDENPSNFENLAESYIIEDYVEEDVELARDETINEDVEEDEYSQFDSTCQSVNEHFISPPVSTSSMKRKCEMPLLDDAKRLRTEVLINMADKSEPELNINVENIVATPDDSPDVLRKKNKDLKGLLEKVIDLLKEKSNVCLNLEKQNSALNLQITSLKDIVSITKNLLSIRNVEVENMQKDMSSLQEKINAEKERHNKMIETVANADKLNEDIKGEYHNQMSLFQQLRDKYNEKVSLLTQENQQLKIELQNLKNQEENLKNETNEST; translated from the exons ATGAATAAGACAAAACGTGCGAAAAAACCGTActcggttgaaaatttgttaactGCTTTGCAAGACATAAAAGATGGAAAGTACAACGTGACAACTGCTGCAAA GATTCACAATGTGCCTCGTCAAACATTAGCCGACAAAGTGAAAGGAAAAAGTCCAGCTTCGTTTTGTAAACCAGGGCCTCATCCGCTTCTCGGTGTagaaatcgaagaaaatttgaaaaactgggCTGTGCAGAATACAGCCTCGGGATTTGTTACAACCAAAGACTCGATTTTATTTTCCGTTCGAAAAATAATCGAATCCAATTACAACTCAGGCATgcatcaatatttcaaaaaccgAACACTGGGCACCGGATGGTATAAAGCTTTTAAGAAAAGATACccagaaataattttcaagaaactaGACGCTTTCAAATATCCGCAAGTAACTCCAGACGAGCTCCAATTATGGTTTCGCAAAATTAGAAAAGATTTAGGAAAAGATGCCGAAATTTTACTCGATCCAGAAAGGATATTTTGCTTGGGTCAACTTCAACTGCCGATGGCTTTGAACACGGTGCTGAAAAGTAACGGTACGACATGTGCCGAAAAAGAAGCCGCCCTTGCACTTTTTACCGGCAACGTTGAAGCGAAATTGGCTCCTGTTATGGTTAATTTCAAACACTCGACAAACGAGCATTCTATAACACAGTCAAAGTCAACCAACACTTGTGTTTCCACCGGCAGATCGCAATGCCAAATATTTTTTAGTTACATAACCAACATTTTCCATCCTTATTTAGTCAAAAATCATATCGAGTTTCCTGTCGTTATTTTTGTCGATCCTCGTGTTGCTCACGTTAGTTTTGCATTACACGAATTTTGCAAAGATAATGGCATCCATATTATACCTTTTTTGCATCACGCCAGCAACGTACAtccttttgaaaatggattttttagATTATTTCTCGAGACGTGGAAAACCGAAGTTCGATTTTGGCCAGCTCGAAATAACAACGAAAATATTAAAGAAGAAAACGTCGAAAGTGTTATTTCAAATATCCTACAGTTCACCGAATTCACCAATACAATCAAACGAGCTTTTCGTAAATGTGGATTGTTTCCATTCGATGTCAATGCTATAGATTACGATACCTTGGATCCTTTGAAACCACAGCCGGAGTATTTTCGATCCTTCCAGTATCAATATAAGCCTATAACGGCTCCTCGTAAAAAAACGCCCGCTAAATCGAACGGCGATGGTGTTGTGATGTGTAGGATAGAAAATATAAGAACGATCGACGAAAatccttcaaattttgaaaatttagctgAAAGTTATATTATTGAAGATTACGTTGAAGAAGATGTCGAACTTGCACGCGATGAAACTATCAATGAAGATGTTGAGGAGGATGAGTATTCCCAATTTGACTCAACTTGTCAGTCTGTCAACGAACACTTCATATCACCTCCTGTTTCAACTAGTTCAATGAAACGAAAATGTGAAATGCCCCTTCTCGATGATGCTAAAAGACTGAGAACAGAAG tGCTAATAAATATGGCGGATAAAAGTGAACCCGAATTAAATATCAATGTCGAAAACATCGTTGCGACTCCAGATGACTCTCCGGATGTTCTAAGGAAGAAAAATAAAGACTTAAAAGGATTGCTGGAGAAGGTTATTGATCTGTTGAAAGAGAAAAGTAACGTTTGTTTAAAtctagaaaaacaaaattctgctTTAAATTTACAA ATAACATCTCTAAAAGATATCGTATCCATTACGAAAAATTTACTCAGTATTCGTAATGTCGAGGTTGAAAACATGCAGAAAGATATGTCTTCCttgcaagaaaaaataaatgctgaaaaagAACGTCATAATAAAATGATCGAAACAGTCGCCAATGCTGATAA atTGAACGAAGATATTAAAGGAGAATATCATAATCAAATGAGCTTATTTCAACAATTACGAGACAAGTATAacgaaaaagtatcacttttgaCTCAAGAAAACCAACAGTTGAAAATCGAACTTCAAAACTTGAAGAATCAagaagaaaatctcaaaaacgaGACCAATGAGAGTACCTAA
- the LOC135836497 gene encoding zinc finger protein 69 homolog: protein MPLKCDVFKEEPRDVSMDKEKSFKHIKTEPVDVGQDITNNNFVGVPHDSVFISQHLKPEGTDDKTTIPYLHVPEGSDLISRSTNHEDVTRQMKHKDVRDENDNCCFLLDQRVSDSVPKFVSNKATLKESNSSNDGDIKLNIEEVNPVLFADLRRFCCDYCKRKFKRKAHLKLHLRIHTGEKPYKCDECDAKFAYRSVLRYHKYIHSGEKPFECDICGARFTKKFNLESHQSRKHTRGAKVEPVEKKFNCNMCKSKFVRLSALKLHERKHSSDRPFKCTSCEKKFKYNHVLKKHLKIHAVKNSFKKECDIS from the exons ATGCCTCTTAAA TGTGACGTCTTTAAAGAAGAGCCGCGTGATGTTTCAATGGATAAGGAAAAGAGTTTCAAACACATCAAAACCGAACCTGTC gatgtaGGTCAAGATATTACAAATAATAACTTCGTTGGTGTCCCGCacgattcagttttcatttcacAACACCTAAAACCTGAA GGTACCGATGATAAGACAACAATTCCTTATCTTCATGTTCCGGAAGGTTCAGATCTCATTTCAAGATCAACTAATCACGAAGATGTAACTCGACAGATGAAACATAAG gatgtACGCGATGAAAATGACAATTGCTGTTTTCTTCTTGATCAGCGAGTTTCTGATTCTGTCCCAAAATTTGTCAGTAACAAA GCAACGCTTAAAGAATCGAATTCCTCAAACGACGGTGacataaaattgaatattgaagAAGTAAATCCAGTTTTATTCGCTGACCTTAGAAGGTTTTGTTGCGATTATTGTAAACgcaaattcaaaagaaaagctCACCTGAAATTACATTTGCGTATACATACCGGAGAAAAACCTTACAAATGTGATGAATGCGATGCGAAATTCGCTTACCGTTCAGTTTTACGTTATCATAAGTATATTCATAGCGGTGAAAAGCCGTTTGAATGTGACATTTGTGGAGCTAGGTTCACGAAGAAGTTTAATCTTGAAAGCCATCAGTCTCGAAAGCACACTAGAGGAGCGAAAGTTGAGCCagtggagaaaaaattcaattgtaaTATGTGTAAATCAAAATTCGTTCGTCTCTCTGCTCTGAAACTTCACGAACGGAAACATTCATCGGACAGACCATTCAAATGTACTTCCtgcgagaaaaaattcaagtataaCCATGTGTTgaagaaacatttgaaaattcatgctgtgaaaaattcctttaaaaaGGAGTGTGATATTTCTTGA